From Ramlibacter tataouinensis, the proteins below share one genomic window:
- a CDS encoding TadE family protein: MRSGAQKGSTSIEFALGLLVFLTFLLGITDFGRMLYTWNAANEAARAGARYAVVCDSTSNQADVLSRMRQLVPQISTITTTWTPSGCTASTCEGVTVSITGLNYQWISPVAGLAAIGAIPMPQFSTFLTREAMRGDPNSPTICP, encoded by the coding sequence ATGAGAAGCGGTGCACAAAAAGGCTCGACCTCCATCGAGTTCGCCCTGGGCCTGCTGGTGTTCCTCACCTTCCTGCTGGGCATCACCGACTTCGGCCGCATGCTGTACACCTGGAATGCCGCCAACGAGGCGGCACGGGCCGGCGCGCGTTACGCGGTGGTGTGCGACTCCACATCGAACCAGGCCGACGTGCTCTCGCGTATGCGGCAGCTGGTACCGCAGATCAGCACGATCACCACGACCTGGACGCCTTCCGGCTGCACCGCAAGTACCTGCGAGGGTGTCACGGTGAGCATCACCGGCCTCAACTACCAGTGGATCTCGCCGGTCGCCGGGCTGGCCGCCATAGGCGCCATCCCGATGCCGCAGTTCTCAACCTTCCTGACGCGGGAAGCCATGCGAGGGGACCCCAACAGTCCCACGATCTGTCCTTAA
- a CDS encoding A24 family peptidase, with protein MLQLNLIPHALTQPVVALLVLDAMLLAAAVIDWRTFRLPNWLTLGGAAVGLTMSVLPEGIGFFESLLGAGTGLIVLLPLYAMGMTGAGDIKLMAAVGAFLGLPHVLFAILCTLIVGGIVAIGFAMWRRSVARMVLNARDLMQLTALAAVHGERPQLGLISSIGRLPYGICVCAGTYAWLLWVYVIH; from the coding sequence ATGCTCCAACTGAACCTGATTCCGCACGCACTGACGCAACCCGTCGTGGCACTTCTCGTGCTCGACGCCATGCTGCTCGCGGCCGCCGTGATCGACTGGCGCACTTTCCGCCTGCCGAACTGGCTGACGCTGGGCGGTGCCGCCGTCGGCCTGACCATGAGCGTGCTGCCGGAAGGCATCGGCTTTTTTGAGTCGCTGCTGGGCGCGGGAACGGGGCTGATCGTGCTGCTCCCTTTGTACGCGATGGGAATGACGGGCGCAGGTGACATCAAGCTGATGGCGGCCGTAGGTGCCTTCCTCGGCCTGCCGCACGTGCTGTTCGCGATCCTGTGCACTTTGATCGTGGGCGGAATCGTCGCCATTGGCTTCGCCATGTGGCGACGCAGCGTCGCTCGCATGGTGCTCAACGCACGCGACCTCATGCAGCTCACGGCCCTGGCGGCGGTTCACGGCGAACGTCCGCAGCTGGGGCTCATTTCATCGATCGGCAGGCTGCCGTATGGGATCTGCGTGTGCGCCGGCACGTACGCGTGGCTCCTGTGGGTCTACGTGATTCATTGA
- a CDS encoding AAA family ATPase, producing the protein MGAALEAQGHRVTLAEGGKSKMRAIADADKPDVMLVDGMCCDPDELTHVEQVTNTHPGTAVILLCAAQTPEFLINSMRAGVREVLPSPAPAVMLQSAVARIAAKFASTRGNTKGKIVALLPCKGGSGATFLATNLGYQLAESRSVLLIDLNLQFGDALSFVHDGKPPSTIADVAREITRLDASLLASSTVKVTPNFSILAAPEDLAQAMEVRPDHVEAILNVAVTQYDFVLLDLGLNLDPIAIKALDRAQRIYVVMQSELPSVRNAGRLLQVFRSLGYPQDKTEVILNRYERNSDIGLDQIRKSLGQVRVVTVANSYKEVHTAINHGEALAKAAKSNTVARQLAELATALDPRQEDGSKGLLDRLFRRA; encoded by the coding sequence ATGGGCGCCGCGCTGGAAGCCCAGGGTCACCGCGTGACGCTGGCCGAGGGCGGCAAGAGCAAGATGCGAGCCATCGCCGATGCCGACAAGCCGGACGTGATGCTGGTCGATGGCATGTGCTGCGACCCCGACGAGCTCACGCACGTCGAGCAGGTGACCAATACGCACCCCGGCACCGCGGTGATCCTGCTGTGCGCCGCGCAAACGCCGGAGTTCCTGATCAATTCGATGCGCGCAGGCGTGCGCGAGGTCCTGCCCTCGCCGGCGCCGGCGGTCATGCTGCAATCGGCCGTGGCGCGCATCGCCGCGAAGTTCGCCAGCACACGCGGCAACACCAAAGGCAAGATCGTCGCCCTCCTGCCCTGCAAAGGCGGCAGCGGCGCCACCTTCCTGGCCACCAATCTGGGATACCAGCTGGCCGAATCACGCTCGGTGCTGCTGATTGACCTGAACCTGCAGTTCGGCGACGCGCTGTCCTTCGTTCATGACGGAAAACCACCGTCCACCATCGCCGACGTCGCGCGCGAAATCACCCGCCTGGACGCATCGCTGCTGGCGTCGAGCACCGTCAAGGTCACGCCCAACTTCAGCATCCTGGCCGCCCCGGAAGACCTGGCGCAGGCCATGGAAGTCAGGCCCGACCACGTGGAAGCCATCCTGAACGTGGCCGTCACGCAGTACGACTTCGTGCTGCTAGACCTGGGCCTGAACCTCGATCCCATCGCGATCAAGGCACTGGACCGCGCGCAACGCATCTACGTGGTGATGCAGTCAGAACTGCCGTCGGTGCGCAATGCCGGCAGGCTGCTGCAGGTGTTCAGGTCGCTGGGCTATCCGCAGGACAAGACAGAAGTGATCCTCAACCGGTATGAGCGCAACAGCGACATCGGCCTGGATCAGATACGCAAGTCGCTGGGTCAGGTCCGCGTCGTGACGGTGGCGAACTCCTACAAGGAAGTCCACACCGCCATCAACCACGGCGAGGCGCTGGCCAAGGCGGCGAAGTCCAACACGGTGGCACGACAGCTTGCCGAACTGGCCACGGCCCTCGATCCCCGTCAGGAAGACGGCAGCAAGGGCTTGCTTGATCGACTCTTCCGGAGGGCATGA
- a CDS encoding pilus assembly protein TadG-related protein, with product MATNRISHLPQRQRGAMLLTAAMVMFLLLGFIGVALDFARLFVVKSELQTAMDSCALSAAQELDGQTDAIVRAQNAGKNASDLNGVGFQSTLWGGLGLLDKNTEITFRTSGYSTTTIATAARYVQCQHTHTGFKTYLLQALGAYGNSALGVSTRNVTASAVATRASAQTACPIPLAVRPKTAGAPGPNYGYAPGEWVTMLTKSDSGANGYIGWANLDGSSSASETVAEMNGKCGVTVGTTLGTPGVQSTVADNWNWRFGIYKNNQYPYDQYKQPDRTGYIYSAATWPSQSNAYGDYQSKSASYANCIQSTTVNNQSVKDCGDLHGYDLNSFKDLIPGGAGSTGGHKDYGTNRRVVLVPVTNSYPGSVADYACMLLLQPLDVGMNRDVQLEFIGNASVPGSPCATSGLPGGVAGPLVPVLVR from the coding sequence ATGGCGACGAACCGGATTTCACACCTTCCGCAGCGGCAACGTGGCGCCATGTTGCTCACGGCTGCCATGGTCATGTTCCTGCTACTGGGTTTCATCGGCGTCGCGCTGGACTTCGCACGGTTGTTCGTCGTCAAGTCGGAACTGCAGACCGCCATGGACAGCTGCGCCCTTTCTGCCGCGCAGGAACTCGACGGCCAGACCGACGCGATCGTCCGCGCGCAAAACGCCGGCAAAAACGCGAGCGACCTGAATGGGGTCGGCTTCCAGTCAACGCTCTGGGGCGGGCTCGGCCTGCTCGACAAGAACACCGAGATCACCTTCCGGACTTCAGGCTACAGCACGACCACCATCGCTACCGCGGCCCGCTATGTCCAGTGCCAGCACACCCACACAGGCTTCAAGACCTACCTCCTGCAGGCGCTGGGCGCGTATGGAAATTCCGCCCTCGGCGTCAGCACCAGGAACGTGACCGCGTCTGCCGTTGCCACACGCGCCAGCGCCCAAACCGCCTGCCCTATTCCCCTGGCGGTGCGGCCCAAGACGGCCGGCGCACCGGGCCCTAACTACGGCTACGCGCCCGGCGAATGGGTCACCATGCTGACCAAGAGCGACTCCGGTGCCAACGGATATATCGGCTGGGCCAACCTCGACGGCAGCAGCAGCGCCTCAGAAACCGTCGCCGAAATGAACGGCAAATGCGGCGTGACCGTAGGCACCACCCTGGGCACCCCCGGCGTTCAGAGCACCGTTGCCGACAACTGGAACTGGCGTTTCGGCATCTACAAGAACAACCAGTATCCCTACGACCAGTACAAGCAACCGGACCGCACGGGCTATATCTACAGCGCCGCCACCTGGCCGTCCCAAAGCAACGCCTACGGCGACTACCAGTCAAAAAGCGCCTCGTATGCCAACTGCATCCAGAGCACCACGGTGAACAACCAGTCGGTGAAAGACTGCGGAGACCTCCATGGCTACGACCTCAACAGCTTCAAGGACTTGATCCCAGGGGGAGCGGGTTCCACCGGCGGCCACAAGGACTACGGCACCAACCGTCGCGTGGTGCTGGTTCCGGTGACCAATTCCTACCCCGGATCGGTCGCCGACTACGCCTGCATGCTGCTGCTGCAGCCGCTCGATGTCGGCATGAACAGGGATGTGCAACTCGAGTTCATCGGAAATGCCAGCGTGCCAGGCAGTCCGTGTGCGACCAGCGGGCTGCCCGGCGGCGTCGCCGGCCCTCTCGTGCCGGTTCTCGTGAGGTAA
- a CDS encoding helix-turn-helix transcriptional regulator, with amino-acid sequence MQTEHPLMELLGTGCDIDVALAALAKEEPDVIVVAVESPADLPRFADLHSKCSAKLLVVTGSQDTALLDQLVLAGARGVVRTSDPPAALIKAIEKVNAGELWIDRSATSRIFMEMARQKAADANDPEKSKIATLTTRERQTIAAVAGDASAPAKVIARRLCISEHTLRNHLTSIYSKLELTSRLDLYAYATRHQLTETGR; translated from the coding sequence GTGCAGACCGAGCACCCGCTTATGGAGTTGCTGGGAACGGGTTGCGACATCGATGTCGCGCTGGCGGCGCTGGCGAAGGAAGAACCCGACGTGATCGTGGTCGCGGTCGAGTCGCCTGCCGACTTGCCCCGGTTTGCCGACCTGCATTCGAAATGCAGCGCCAAGTTGCTCGTCGTTACGGGGTCGCAGGACACTGCCTTGCTGGACCAACTGGTGCTGGCCGGCGCGCGCGGCGTCGTCCGCACCTCGGACCCGCCCGCCGCGCTGATCAAGGCTATCGAGAAAGTGAATGCGGGCGAGTTGTGGATCGACCGCAGCGCCACCAGCCGCATCTTCATGGAAATGGCGCGGCAGAAGGCGGCCGATGCCAACGACCCCGAGAAGTCCAAGATCGCGACGCTGACCACGCGCGAGCGGCAGACGATCGCCGCGGTGGCGGGCGACGCCTCGGCGCCCGCCAAGGTGATCGCGCGCAGGCTCTGCATCAGCGAGCACACGCTGCGCAACCACCTGACGTCGATCTATAGCAAGCTGGAGCTGACCAGCCGGTTGGACCTGTACGCCTACGCGACCCGGCACCAGCTCACGGAAACGGGACGCTAG
- a CDS encoding TadE/TadG family type IV pilus assembly protein has protein sequence MTDQKNQRGAALLELAFVIPILLVITFIVTEFGRAIYQYSALTKSVRDAARYLSIQTPNTKVTEAQNLVVYGTTTAGSTPLVTGLTTAMVSANWPIAPTGTNPPIYTVTVQISGYTFQSTVLSAFGLPFSNVTFSNIRATMRSHTT, from the coding sequence ATGACAGACCAAAAAAACCAGCGCGGCGCCGCCCTCCTCGAACTGGCCTTCGTGATCCCCATCCTGCTGGTGATCACCTTCATCGTCACCGAATTCGGCCGCGCCATCTACCAGTACAGCGCGCTGACCAAGTCGGTGCGCGACGCCGCGCGCTATCTTTCCATCCAGACGCCCAATACCAAGGTCACCGAGGCGCAGAACCTGGTGGTGTACGGGACCACCACTGCGGGCAGCACGCCCCTGGTGACGGGTTTGACCACCGCCATGGTGTCGGCGAACTGGCCCATTGCGCCTACCGGCACGAATCCGCCCATCTACACGGTCACCGTGCAGATCAGCGGCTACACCTTCCAGTCCACCGTGCTGTCTGCTTTCGGCCTGCCGTTCAGCAACGTCACCTTCTCCAACATCCGCGCGACCATGAGGAGCCATACGACATGA
- a CDS encoding type II and III secretion system protein family protein: protein MKNSFRVSQLALVAMCAVGTVALAQQAPASGPRAARPATASSPALRPCTTVTTDPPIRLALGKSQVLRLDYPAARIVVGGQASNRAGRPIDTPPVARVPPGGVPGAMPPPPPPTLGEAMGVADTEFTLLSPTDLFLLGRKTGSMNMIIQGTDGRCAVKDIVVTIDPDTLQAKLGELMPDESGVKVRGAENSIVLTGSVSDTVKLDQILSLASSYGDGKKVVNLLRVTSPQQVMLEVKIAEVSKNLLSKLGASLNVQKSYSNGLNTYTLLSSFLSGGSGLAQALRIGTGTITVDGQKDDGIVRILAEPTIMAVSGQSASFLSGGKIFIPVSQSSTGTAFPVISLEEKEFGIGLKFTPTVLDGRVNLKVTSEVSELSQTGSPFTTINGVTAVLPSLTTRRVDTTVQLGDGQTFAVAGLIKNNFAEAMKKFPGLGETPVVGALFRSTEFQTDQSELMFVVTPRLVKPIIGPVLLPTDVHVPPNSNDAFINGKAEGTRPLPAAPAPLPTAPAPTAPPARPASTGALTPPASERQPQETAKREPLARPAQAKVELALPAPVAQPAPVAQPAPVAQPAPVAQPAPLAQPAPVAQPAPVAQPAPVAQPAPVAQPAPVAQPAPVAQPAPIARPAPVAQPAPVAQPAPVAQPAPVAQPAPVAQPAPVAQSAPVVQPTPAQPEPVVQPTAVAQPAPVAQPEPVAQPEPVAQPTPVAQPEPVAQPTPVAQPEPVAQPTPVAQPEPVAQPTPVAQPEPVAQPTSVAQPEPVAQPTPVAQPEPVAQPAAVAQPEPIAQPAQTAPVTEPTKLEAAALPAPVEKSAQFSGKRPLKLTTKQIAPFETQLAVAAPQPDPVLQPEPASQPEAKPAAAN, encoded by the coding sequence ATGAAAAACTCTTTCCGCGTATCGCAATTGGCCCTGGTGGCCATGTGCGCCGTCGGCACCGTCGCCCTCGCGCAGCAAGCGCCTGCGTCCGGGCCGCGAGCTGCACGCCCGGCCACGGCGAGCAGCCCCGCGCTGCGGCCCTGCACTACCGTTACCACCGATCCGCCGATCCGCCTGGCCCTGGGCAAGTCGCAGGTGCTTCGCCTCGACTACCCCGCCGCGCGCATTGTGGTTGGCGGGCAGGCGTCGAATCGCGCCGGCCGGCCGATCGACACGCCGCCCGTGGCGCGTGTCCCGCCAGGCGGCGTGCCAGGGGCCATGCCGCCTCCGCCCCCGCCGACCCTTGGCGAAGCGATGGGTGTGGCCGACACGGAATTCACGCTCCTGAGCCCCACCGACCTGTTCCTCCTGGGCCGCAAGACCGGCTCCATGAACATGATCATCCAGGGCACGGATGGCCGCTGCGCGGTGAAGGATATCGTCGTGACCATCGACCCCGACACGCTGCAGGCCAAGCTTGGCGAGCTGATGCCGGACGAAAGCGGCGTCAAGGTCCGCGGCGCCGAGAACAGCATCGTCCTGACCGGCAGCGTGAGCGACACGGTGAAGCTGGACCAGATTCTCAGCCTGGCCAGTTCCTACGGCGACGGCAAGAAGGTCGTGAACCTGCTACGGGTGACCAGCCCGCAGCAGGTGATGCTGGAAGTGAAGATCGCCGAGGTCAGCAAGAACCTGCTGAGCAAGCTGGGCGCGAGCCTCAACGTACAGAAGAGCTACAGCAACGGCCTCAACACCTACACCTTGCTTTCCAGTTTCCTGAGCGGCGGCAGCGGGTTGGCGCAGGCGCTGCGCATCGGCACCGGAACGATTACGGTCGATGGCCAGAAGGACGATGGCATCGTGCGGATCCTGGCCGAGCCGACCATCATGGCGGTCAGCGGCCAGTCGGCGAGCTTCCTGTCCGGCGGCAAGATCTTCATCCCTGTCTCGCAAAGCAGTACGGGAACGGCGTTCCCGGTCATCTCGCTGGAAGAAAAGGAATTCGGTATCGGACTGAAGTTCACGCCCACCGTGTTGGATGGACGCGTGAACCTCAAGGTCACGTCCGAGGTGTCCGAACTGTCGCAGACGGGTTCGCCCTTCACCACGATCAACGGCGTCACCGCCGTACTGCCCTCGCTCACGACGCGCCGGGTGGATACCACGGTGCAACTGGGCGACGGCCAGACCTTCGCGGTGGCCGGCCTGATCAAGAACAACTTCGCCGAAGCGATGAAGAAGTTCCCCGGCTTGGGTGAGACGCCGGTCGTCGGCGCGCTGTTCCGCTCGACGGAATTCCAGACCGACCAATCCGAGCTGATGTTCGTGGTCACGCCGCGCCTGGTGAAACCGATCATCGGGCCGGTCTTGCTGCCGACGGACGTCCATGTGCCGCCGAATTCCAACGACGCGTTCATCAACGGCAAGGCCGAAGGCACGCGGCCGCTGCCGGCCGCGCCTGCACCGCTGCCGACCGCACCTGCGCCTACCGCGCCGCCCGCCCGTCCGGCCAGCACCGGCGCGCTCACGCCACCGGCTTCGGAGCGGCAGCCCCAGGAGACGGCCAAGCGCGAGCCGCTCGCCCGACCCGCACAAGCCAAGGTGGAGCTGGCCCTGCCCGCGCCCGTCGCGCAGCCCGCGCCCGTCGCGCAGCCCGCACCCGTCGCGCAGCCCGCACCCGTCGCGCAGCCCGCTCCGTTGGCGCAGCCCGCTCCGGTGGCGCAGCCGGCTCCGGTGGCGCAGCCGGCTCCGGTGGCGCAGCCGGCTCCGGTCGCGCAGCCGGCTCCGGTCGCGCAGCCGGCTCCGGTCGCGCAGCCCGCTCCGATCGCGCGGCCGGCTCCAGTCGCGCAGCCCGCTCCAGTCGCACAGCCCGCACCGGTCGCGCAGCCCGCACCGGTCGCGCAGCCTGCCCCGGTGGCGCAGCCTGCTCCGGTGGCGCAGTCCGCTCCGGTGGTGCAGCCCACGCCGGCACAACCCGAGCCAGTTGTGCAACCCACTGCGGTCGCGCAACCCGCGCCGGTCGCTCAGCCCGAGCCGGTCGCCCAGCCCGAGCCGGTTGCGCAGCCCACGCCGGTTGCACAACCCGAACCGGTCGCGCAACCCACGCCGGTCGCTCAGCCCGAGCCGGTTGCGCAGCCGACGCCGGTTGCACAACCCGAGCCGGTGGCGCAGCCCACGCCGGTTGCACAGCCCGAGCCGGTTGCACAGCCGACGTCGGTTGCACAACCCGAGCCGGTGGCGCAGCCCACGCCGGTTGCACAACCCGAACCGGTCGCGCAACCCGCGGCAGTCGCACAACCCGAACCGATCGCACAGCCTGCGCAGACCGCGCCCGTCACTGAACCGACCAAGCTCGAGGCAGCTGCGCTGCCTGCGCCAGTGGAAAAGTCCGCTCAGTTCTCAGGCAAGCGCCCCCTCAAGCTGACCACCAAGCAGATCGCGCCGTTCGAGACGCAGCTCGCCGTCGCTGCACCTCAACCTGACCCGGTCCTGCAGCCGGAGCCGGCCTCGCAGCCCGAAGCCAAGCCCGCAGCCGCGAACTAA
- a CDS encoding Flp family type IVb pilin encodes MNQIVKFLREEDGAQVIEYALIIAVVSIFIVIALRGLTNGTGFSAFINRVTNCLTGTTTSSCS; translated from the coding sequence ATGAACCAAATCGTCAAATTCTTGCGGGAAGAAGACGGCGCGCAAGTCATCGAATACGCGCTGATCATCGCCGTCGTGTCCATCTTCATCGTCATCGCCCTGCGCGGCCTGACCAACGGCACCGGCTTCTCGGCCTTCATCAACCGGGTGACCAACTGCCTGACCGGCACCACGACCTCCTCCTGCAGCTGA
- a CDS encoding PilZ domain-containing protein, with protein sequence MFRERRLEPRELIALPLHLANGCAATTRDISPSGMFLEIQGKRLMGGTVFFEMNLVEGRMKFSAEGQIVRLEHREGYTGIAIRLISPRLEPLA encoded by the coding sequence ATGTTCCGTGAACGACGCCTCGAACCGCGCGAGCTGATCGCTCTCCCGCTTCATCTCGCGAACGGTTGCGCGGCAACAACGCGTGACATCAGCCCATCCGGAATGTTCCTGGAGATCCAGGGGAAGCGCTTGATGGGGGGCACGGTGTTCTTCGAGATGAATCTCGTGGAAGGCCGCATGAAGTTCTCGGCCGAGGGACAGATCGTCCGGCTGGAACATCGCGAGGGCTACACGGGCATCGCCATCAGGCTGATCTCGCCGCGGCTCGAACCGCTCGCCTGA
- a CDS encoding I78 family peptidase inhibitor, which translates to MSPPRRLACALGLLAAGLFAACAQPSAMPPAPAPSNPVSSPCDAQPAQFALGRVLDAGLTEQLRARTGAERVRVVRPGEMVTMEFDGRRLTVELDAGGRVLKLRCG; encoded by the coding sequence ATGAGCCCGCCCCGCCGCCTGGCCTGCGCCCTGGGCCTGCTTGCAGCGGGCCTGTTCGCCGCCTGTGCCCAGCCGTCCGCCATGCCGCCCGCTCCCGCTCCGTCGAACCCAGTCTCCAGCCCCTGCGATGCCCAGCCTGCGCAGTTCGCGCTGGGGCGTGTGCTCGATGCCGGGCTGACCGAGCAGCTGCGCGCACGCACCGGCGCCGAGCGGGTGCGCGTGGTGCGGCCCGGCGAGATGGTGACGATGGAGTTCGATGGGCGCCGGCTGACGGTCGAGCTCGATGCCGGCGGGCGCGTGCTCAAGCTGCGTTGCGGCTAG
- the cpaB gene encoding Flp pilus assembly protein CpaB: MRNMKALGLLALAIIAGLAAALYAAGWVSERATVASQKVVVAAVDIELGSKINAQMLTMVDWPTGSTPEGAFNDIKDVQDRVLKVGLLRGDAILERKLAPAGTQGGLSAVIAEGKRAMTVRVNDVIGVAGFALPGNYVDVMVNSQVESSKKGEPPSPVSMTVLEQVLVLAVAQEASRDDTKPKVVSAVTLELSPEDAEKLDLARSVGSLSLVLRNQLDKKMASTSGVTKNQLLKLREVADTKVVAASAPKPTPVVARPRPAPTAPAPAKEPSICVEVIRNGTLTANCF, encoded by the coding sequence ATGAGAAACATGAAGGCATTGGGCCTGCTGGCGCTGGCGATCATCGCCGGCCTGGCCGCGGCCCTCTACGCGGCCGGCTGGGTATCCGAGCGGGCCACAGTGGCGTCGCAGAAGGTCGTGGTCGCCGCCGTCGACATCGAGCTGGGCAGCAAGATCAACGCCCAGATGCTCACGATGGTGGACTGGCCGACCGGCTCCACGCCGGAGGGTGCGTTCAATGACATCAAGGACGTCCAGGACCGGGTGCTGAAGGTCGGCCTGCTGCGCGGCGACGCCATCCTGGAACGCAAGCTCGCTCCTGCCGGCACACAGGGCGGACTTTCCGCAGTGATCGCCGAGGGCAAGCGAGCGATGACGGTGCGCGTCAACGACGTGATTGGCGTGGCCGGCTTCGCGCTGCCCGGCAACTACGTCGATGTCATGGTCAATTCGCAGGTTGAATCCTCCAAAAAGGGCGAGCCTCCGAGCCCGGTGAGCATGACGGTGCTGGAGCAGGTTCTGGTGCTGGCGGTGGCGCAGGAAGCCAGCCGCGACGACACCAAGCCCAAGGTGGTGAGCGCGGTCACGCTCGAGCTCTCGCCGGAAGACGCCGAAAAGCTCGACCTCGCGCGCAGCGTCGGCTCGCTGTCGCTGGTGCTGCGCAACCAGCTCGACAAGAAGATGGCGTCCACCAGCGGCGTCACCAAGAACCAGTTGCTCAAGCTGCGCGAGGTGGCCGACACCAAGGTCGTGGCCGCATCGGCCCCGAAGCCGACCCCGGTGGTGGCCCGCCCGCGGCCCGCACCCACGGCGCCTGCGCCCGCCAAGGAGCCTTCGATCTGCGTGGAAGTGATCCGCAACGGAACGTTGACGGCCAACTGCTTCTAG
- a CDS encoding CpaF family protein, translating into MSLRDKLSGGEPGSRTGQVAFGDAYKHLKSRIHLKLLDKVDLAVLETLSPEELRREISIMVERLLDEEQAAINDAERGTLIRDIQHEMLGFGPLELLMADPAVSDILVNSYRQIYVERRGRLELSNVTFTDEKHLLRIIDKIVSLVGRRIDESSPMVDARLPDGSRVNAVIPPVSIDGPMMSIRRFAHIPLKMENMIGDLKTMTPEMAHMLEGLIKAKVNILISGGTGAGKTTLLNILSGYIPDAERVVTIEDAAELQMQQPHVVRMETRPPNIEGKGEITQRSLVRNALRMRPDRIVIGEVRGAEAFDMLQAMNTGHEGSLTTIHANTPRDALSRLENMIGMANLNLPHRASRQQIASAIGVIVQVLRMIDGRRKVTSIQEITGMEGEIITMQEIFAYRQTGIGRDGMVEGHFQATGVRPKFATRLHAFGIDLPDTMFDPSRRYQ; encoded by the coding sequence ATGTCGCTGCGCGACAAGCTCAGCGGAGGCGAACCGGGCAGCCGGACTGGCCAGGTTGCTTTCGGCGACGCCTACAAGCATCTCAAGAGCCGCATCCACCTGAAGCTGCTCGACAAGGTCGACCTGGCCGTGCTCGAGACGCTGTCGCCCGAGGAACTGCGCCGCGAGATCTCGATCATGGTCGAAAGGCTGCTGGACGAGGAGCAGGCCGCCATCAACGACGCCGAACGCGGGACGCTGATCCGCGACATCCAGCACGAGATGCTGGGATTCGGGCCGCTGGAACTGTTGATGGCCGATCCGGCCGTGTCCGACATCCTGGTCAACTCCTACCGCCAGATCTACGTGGAACGACGCGGCCGGCTGGAGCTGAGCAACGTCACCTTCACCGACGAAAAGCACCTGCTGCGCATCATCGACAAGATCGTGTCGCTGGTGGGGCGGCGCATCGATGAATCCAGCCCCATGGTCGATGCGCGCCTGCCCGATGGCTCCCGGGTCAACGCGGTGATCCCGCCCGTGTCCATCGACGGCCCCATGATGTCGATACGCCGCTTCGCGCACATCCCGCTGAAGATGGAAAACATGATCGGCGACCTCAAGACCATGACGCCCGAGATGGCGCACATGCTCGAGGGGCTGATCAAGGCCAAGGTGAACATCCTGATCTCCGGCGGCACGGGCGCCGGCAAGACCACGCTGCTGAACATCCTTTCGGGCTACATCCCCGACGCCGAACGCGTGGTCACCATCGAGGACGCGGCGGAACTGCAGATGCAGCAGCCGCACGTGGTGCGCATGGAAACGCGCCCGCCCAACATCGAAGGCAAGGGCGAGATCACCCAGCGCTCACTGGTGCGCAACGCGCTTCGCATGCGCCCCGACCGGATCGTCATCGGCGAAGTGCGCGGCGCCGAGGCCTTCGACATGCTGCAGGCCATGAACACCGGCCACGAAGGGTCGCTGACCACCATCCACGCGAACACGCCGCGCGACGCGCTGTCGCGGCTGGAAAACATGATCGGCATGGCCAACCTGAACCTGCCGCACCGCGCCTCGCGTCAGCAGATCGCCTCGGCGATCGGCGTGATCGTGCAGGTGCTGCGCATGATCGACGGCCGTCGCAAGGTCACCAGCATCCAGGAGATCACCGGCATGGAGGGCGAGATCATCACCATGCAGGAGATCTTCGCCTATCGCCAGACCGGCATCGGACGCGACGGCATGGTGGAAGGCCACTTCCAGGCGACCGGTGTGCGGCCCAAGTTCGCCACGCGCCTGCATGCCTTCGGCATCGACCTGCCGGACACCATGTTCGACCCGAGTCGGCGTTACCAGTGA